A window of Cottoperca gobio chromosome 16, fCotGob3.1, whole genome shotgun sequence contains these coding sequences:
- the gnl1 gene encoding guanine nucleotide-binding protein-like 1 isoform X1: MPRKKPFSNKQKKKQLQVKRERKRGDTGSGPSSRNASLERGKERQSDTSDSETTDVRRINQQPLVREGRYDPNRFRLHFEKESKEEVEKRKKVAREKVLHPVAEKEHEISIEDIFPSEKGLGFPRRPPWSYEMTRENLLRKEEKSYREYLDDMHTRNPAGSLSHFEHNLETWRQLWRVLEMSDVILLIVDIRHPVLQFSPALYHYITGELQKQVVLVLNKADLCPPPLVIAWKHYMTSQFPHLQIVSFTSHPGQPYSTVLQKKRMRRKADWSHSGGPLDILKACQEITAGRVDLSSWEKKIMRDAGAQRLDGERPDDGGETVLMEHQTDSAMEMSSPSQELYKDGVLTLGCIGFPNVGKSSVINSLVARKVVSVSRTPGHTKYFQTYYLTPTVKLCDCPGLVFPSVVDKQLQILGGIYPVSQLQEPYSSVGYLCERTPFFSVLKLKHPSLMDNKPHLGNQNSEALEWTAWDVCEAWAERRGYKTAKAARHDVYRAANSLLRLAIDGRLCLCLRPPGYSCLKEHWENHPDLPEIMALQGRMTKEEGERDDDDDGESSTEPEDERDRDADDDEDGDDEDEGFGHPKPKEDKPAGFTVNMYNVLRENECE, encoded by the exons ATGCCCCGGAAAAAGCCATTTagcaacaaacagaagaagaaacagctaCAAGTgaaacgagagagaaagagag GTGACACCGGTTCAGGGCCGAGCAGCCGCAATGCCAGTCTGGAGCGAGGAAAAGAGCGACAGTCGGACACCTCAGACAGTGAAACCACTGATGTGAGGAGAATAAATCAGCAGCCCTTGGTCAGAGAAGGTAGATATGACCCCAACAG GTTCCGACTGCACTTTGAGAAAGAGAGTAAGGAGGAAgtagaaaagaggaaaaaggtgGCCAGGGAGAAGGTGCTGCATCCGGTCGCAGAGAAAGAACATGAGATCAGCATCGAAGACATCTTCCCCTCAGAGAAAG GTCTTGGTTTCCCACGACGGCCGCCCTGGAGTTATGAGATGACCCGAGAGAACCTgctgaggaaagaggagaagtcGTACAGAGAATACCTGGATGACATGCACACCAGAAACCCAGCTGGCTCTCTCAGCCACTTTGAGCACAACTTGGAG ACATGGCGGCAGCTCTGGcgagtgttggagatgtcaGATGTCATCCTGCTCATCGTGGACATCAGGCACCCG GTGCTGCAGTTCTCTCCAGCCCTGTACCACTACATCACAGGAGAACTCCAGAAACAGGTGGTCCTGGTGTTGAACAAAGCCGACCTGTGTCCTCCCCCCCTGGTGATCGCCTGGAAACACTACATGACCTCCCAGTTCCCCCACCTGCAAATAGTGTCCTTCACCTCCCACCCTGGACAGCCCTACAGCAcag TGCTccagaagaagaggatgaggaggaaggcTGACTGGAGTCACTCCGGAGGACCTTTAGATATCCTGAAGGCCTGTCAGGAGATCACAGCAGGGAGAG TTGACCTTTCCAGCTGGGAGAAGAAGATTATGAGAGATGCTGGCGCTCAGCGACTGGATGGCGAGCGGCCAGACGACGGAGGGGAGACGGTGCTGATGGAGCATCAAACTGACAGCGCGATGGAGATGAGCAGCCCGTCCCAGGAGCTGTACAAAGATGGGGTTCTCACTCTGGGCTGCATAG GCTTTCCGAATGTGGGCAAGTCCTCCGTTATAAACAGCCTGGTGGCGAGGAAGGTGGTGAGCGTGTCCCGAACCCCAGGACACACCAAATACTTCCAGACCTACTACCTCACCCCGACAGTCAAGCTGTGCGACTGCCCCGGACTGGTTTTCCCCTCCGTTGTGGACAAACAGTTGCAG ATTCTGGGGGGCATCTACCCCGTGTCTCAGCTGCAGGAGCCCTACAGCTCGGTCGGTTATCTGTGTGAAAGGACTCCTTTCTTTTCTGTGCTGAAGCTCAAACATCCCAGTTTGATGGACAACAAACCCCATCTTGGAAACCAGAACTCTGAAGCGCTCGAATGGACCGCCTGGGATGTGTGCGAGG CgtgggcagagaggagaggctaCAAGACGGCAAAAGCAGCTCGCCACGATGTTTACCGTGCAGCCAACAGTCTCCTGCGGCTGGCGATTGATGGCAGATTGTGCCTCTGCTTAAGACCTCCTGGCTACAGCTGTCTGAAAG AGCACTGGGAGAATCACCCAGACCTGCCGGAGATCATGGCTCTGCAGGGACGCATGacgaaggaggaaggagagagggacgacgacgacgacgggGAGTCCAGCACAGAGCCGGAGGACGAGAGAGACCGGGACGCAGACGATGATGAGGAtggagatgatgaagatgaggggTTTGGACATCCAAAGCCGAAGGAAGATAAGCCAGCTGGCTTCACTGTCAACATGTACAATGTCCTGCGGGAAAACGAGTGCGAGTGA
- the znf384b gene encoding zinc finger protein 384b isoform X3, translating into MMEDSHFNSSYFWSPIPSVPAQIENAMFLNKMKEQQEKNICFSPSSASHYQTALLTIPTSGTKTDGGGQVCGGAHLHPVHSTQNMLSVPSTGIMTAAGLVITTPQGTLVSPTSSQSFVSGHPATTMIVSALHSADKKDLDGAHHLVVMPAAPSKRGRKKKTALSRIGAVGGNETLILAHLTAGSQVASLQHHTGDPYDLSNEEEDHGHKDSTKTYRNHTESKPHKCPHCTKSFANSSYLAQHVRIHTGVKPYSCSYCQKCFRQLSHLQQHNRIHTGDRPYKCIHPGCEKSFTQLSNLQSHRRQHNKDKPFKCTNCNKGYIDAASLEVHMSTHTVKHARIYSCGLCNRTYTSETYLVKHMEKHNPDQLTGPAAQAAQQNQNQSQAGAQGRGDRADGGSSRAGGGGQQGQSQSNYPHTETISCPFDLHQYKTVSASDIQYKPVTVADLTSHKDLCLTVSASAIQVEHLNS; encoded by the exons ATGATGGAAGACTCTCATTTCAATTCATCATATTTCTGGTCCCCCATCCCGTCTGTACCAGCGCAG ATTGAGAATGCCATGTTCCTGAACAAGATGAAAGAGCAACAGGAAAAGAATATTTGTTTCTCTCCGTCCTCTGCATCCCACTACCAAACGGCGCTTCTCACCATCCCCACGTCTGGGACAAAGACAGATGGCGGAGGGCAGGTTTGTGGTGGGGCACACCTCCACCCTGTTCACAGCACCCAGAACATGCTGTCGGTCCCCTCCACAGGCATCATGACAGCAG CGGGTCTGGTCATCACGACGCCTCAGGGAACGCTCGTCTCTCCCACCTCCTCTCAATCGTTCGTCTCGGGTCATCCAGCGACGACCATGATTGTTTCTGCACTCCATTCTGCAG ACAAAAAAGACTTGGATGGGGCGCACCATCTTGTCGTGATGCCAGCGGCGCCCTCCAAACGaggcagaaagaagaagacgGCGCTGTCCAGGATCGGCGCTGTGGGCGGGAATGAAACCCTGATACTGGCTCACCTGACAGCCGGGAGCCAG GTGGCGTCTTTGCAGCATCACACTGGAGACCCCTATGACCTGTCGAATGAAGAGGAAGACCACGGCCACAAAGATAGCACCAAGACATACAG GAACCACACAGAGTCAAAGCCTCATAAGTGTCCCCATTGTACCAAGTCATTCGCCAACTCCAGCTACCTGGCCCAACACGTCCGCATCCACACAGGAGTGAAACCGTACTCCTGCTCCTACTGCCAAAAGTGCTTCAGACAGCTCAGTCACCTTCAGCAGCACAACAG GATTCACACCGGAGATCGGCCGTACAAGTGTATCCATCCAGGCTGTGAGAAATCCTTCACGCAACTCTCAAACCTACAG tCCCACCGGCGTCAACACAACAAGGACAAACCCTTCAAGTGCACCAACTGCAATAAAGGATACATAGATGCAGCGAGCCTGGAGGTgcacatgtccacacacacagtcaagcACGCGAGGATCTACTCGTGTGGTCTCTGCAATCGCACTTATACCTCA GAGACATATCTGGTGAAACACATGGAGAAACACAACCCAGACCAGCTGACTGGACCAGCAGCACAGGCGGCACAACAGAACCAGAACCAAAGCCAGGCTGGCGCTCAGGGCCGGGGAGACAGAGCAGATGGAGGATCGAGCCGAGCTGGGGGCGGGGGCCAGCAGGGACAGAGCCAGAGCAACTACCCACACACAGAAACCATCTCCTGTCCGTTTGACCTGCACCAGTACAAGACAGTGTCTGCCAGTGACATCCAGTACAAACCAGTAACCGTAGCTGACCTTACTTCCCACAAGGAcctctgtctcactgtgtcgGCATCCGCCATTCAAGTGGAGCACCTCAACTCTTAG
- the znf384b gene encoding zinc finger protein 384b isoform X2 — MMEDSHFNSSYFWSPIPSVPAQIENAMFLNKMKEQQEKNICFSPSSASHYQTALLTIPTSGTKTDGGGQVCGGAHLHPVHSTQNMLSVPSTGIMTADKKDLDGAHHLVVMPAAPSKRGRKKKTALSRIGAVGGNETLILAHLTAGSQVASLQHHTGDPYDLSNEEEDHGHKDSTKTYRCRMCAATFLSKSDMQIHSKSHTEAKPHKCPHCAKSFANSSYLAQHIRIHSGAKPYTCSYCQKSFRQLSHLQQHTRNHTESKPHKCPHCTKSFANSSYLAQHVRIHTGVKPYSCSYCQKCFRQLSHLQQHNRIHTGDRPYKCIHPGCEKSFTQLSNLQSHRRQHNKDKPFKCTNCNKGYIDAASLEVHMSTHTVKHARIYSCGLCNRTYTSETYLVKHMEKHNPDQLTGPAAQAAQQNQNQSQAGAQGRGDRADGGSSRAGGGGQQGQSQSNYPHTETISCPFDLHQYKTVSASDIQYKPVTVADLTSHKDLCLTVSASAIQVEHLNS; from the exons ATGATGGAAGACTCTCATTTCAATTCATCATATTTCTGGTCCCCCATCCCGTCTGTACCAGCGCAG ATTGAGAATGCCATGTTCCTGAACAAGATGAAAGAGCAACAGGAAAAGAATATTTGTTTCTCTCCGTCCTCTGCATCCCACTACCAAACGGCGCTTCTCACCATCCCCACGTCTGGGACAAAGACAGATGGCGGAGGGCAGGTTTGTGGTGGGGCACACCTCCACCCTGTTCACAGCACCCAGAACATGCTGTCGGTCCCCTCCACAGGCATCATGACAGCAG ACAAAAAAGACTTGGATGGGGCGCACCATCTTGTCGTGATGCCAGCGGCGCCCTCCAAACGaggcagaaagaagaagacgGCGCTGTCCAGGATCGGCGCTGTGGGCGGGAATGAAACCCTGATACTGGCTCACCTGACAGCCGGGAGCCAG GTGGCGTCTTTGCAGCATCACACTGGAGACCCCTATGACCTGTCGAATGAAGAGGAAGACCACGGCCACAAAGATAGCACCAAGACATACAG GTGCCGGATGTGTGCGGCGACCTTCCTCAGTAAGTCTGACATGCAGATCCACTCCAAGTCGCACACAGAGGCCAAACCTCACAAGTGTCCTCACTGCGCCAAGTCATTCGCCAACTCCAGCTACCTGGCCCAGCACATCCGCATCCACAGCGGGGCCAAGCCTTACACCTGCTCCTACTGCCAGAAATCTTTCAGGCAGCTCAGTCATTTACAGCAGCACACACG GAACCACACAGAGTCAAAGCCTCATAAGTGTCCCCATTGTACCAAGTCATTCGCCAACTCCAGCTACCTGGCCCAACACGTCCGCATCCACACAGGAGTGAAACCGTACTCCTGCTCCTACTGCCAAAAGTGCTTCAGACAGCTCAGTCACCTTCAGCAGCACAACAG GATTCACACCGGAGATCGGCCGTACAAGTGTATCCATCCAGGCTGTGAGAAATCCTTCACGCAACTCTCAAACCTACAG tCCCACCGGCGTCAACACAACAAGGACAAACCCTTCAAGTGCACCAACTGCAATAAAGGATACATAGATGCAGCGAGCCTGGAGGTgcacatgtccacacacacagtcaagcACGCGAGGATCTACTCGTGTGGTCTCTGCAATCGCACTTATACCTCA GAGACATATCTGGTGAAACACATGGAGAAACACAACCCAGACCAGCTGACTGGACCAGCAGCACAGGCGGCACAACAGAACCAGAACCAAAGCCAGGCTGGCGCTCAGGGCCGGGGAGACAGAGCAGATGGAGGATCGAGCCGAGCTGGGGGCGGGGGCCAGCAGGGACAGAGCCAGAGCAACTACCCACACACAGAAACCATCTCCTGTCCGTTTGACCTGCACCAGTACAAGACAGTGTCTGCCAGTGACATCCAGTACAAACCAGTAACCGTAGCTGACCTTACTTCCCACAAGGAcctctgtctcactgtgtcgGCATCCGCCATTCAAGTGGAGCACCTCAACTCTTAG
- the znf384b gene encoding zinc finger protein 384b isoform X1 — translation MMEDSHFNSSYFWSPIPSVPAQIENAMFLNKMKEQQEKNICFSPSSASHYQTALLTIPTSGTKTDGGGQVCGGAHLHPVHSTQNMLSVPSTGIMTAAGLVITTPQGTLVSPTSSQSFVSGHPATTMIVSALHSADKKDLDGAHHLVVMPAAPSKRGRKKKTALSRIGAVGGNETLILAHLTAGSQVASLQHHTGDPYDLSNEEEDHGHKDSTKTYRCRMCAATFLSKSDMQIHSKSHTEAKPHKCPHCAKSFANSSYLAQHIRIHSGAKPYTCSYCQKSFRQLSHLQQHTRNHTESKPHKCPHCTKSFANSSYLAQHVRIHTGVKPYSCSYCQKCFRQLSHLQQHNRIHTGDRPYKCIHPGCEKSFTQLSNLQSHRRQHNKDKPFKCTNCNKGYIDAASLEVHMSTHTVKHARIYSCGLCNRTYTSETYLVKHMEKHNPDQLTGPAAQAAQQNQNQSQAGAQGRGDRADGGSSRAGGGGQQGQSQSNYPHTETISCPFDLHQYKTVSASDIQYKPVTVADLTSHKDLCLTVSASAIQVEHLNS, via the exons ATGATGGAAGACTCTCATTTCAATTCATCATATTTCTGGTCCCCCATCCCGTCTGTACCAGCGCAG ATTGAGAATGCCATGTTCCTGAACAAGATGAAAGAGCAACAGGAAAAGAATATTTGTTTCTCTCCGTCCTCTGCATCCCACTACCAAACGGCGCTTCTCACCATCCCCACGTCTGGGACAAAGACAGATGGCGGAGGGCAGGTTTGTGGTGGGGCACACCTCCACCCTGTTCACAGCACCCAGAACATGCTGTCGGTCCCCTCCACAGGCATCATGACAGCAG CGGGTCTGGTCATCACGACGCCTCAGGGAACGCTCGTCTCTCCCACCTCCTCTCAATCGTTCGTCTCGGGTCATCCAGCGACGACCATGATTGTTTCTGCACTCCATTCTGCAG ACAAAAAAGACTTGGATGGGGCGCACCATCTTGTCGTGATGCCAGCGGCGCCCTCCAAACGaggcagaaagaagaagacgGCGCTGTCCAGGATCGGCGCTGTGGGCGGGAATGAAACCCTGATACTGGCTCACCTGACAGCCGGGAGCCAG GTGGCGTCTTTGCAGCATCACACTGGAGACCCCTATGACCTGTCGAATGAAGAGGAAGACCACGGCCACAAAGATAGCACCAAGACATACAG GTGCCGGATGTGTGCGGCGACCTTCCTCAGTAAGTCTGACATGCAGATCCACTCCAAGTCGCACACAGAGGCCAAACCTCACAAGTGTCCTCACTGCGCCAAGTCATTCGCCAACTCCAGCTACCTGGCCCAGCACATCCGCATCCACAGCGGGGCCAAGCCTTACACCTGCTCCTACTGCCAGAAATCTTTCAGGCAGCTCAGTCATTTACAGCAGCACACACG GAACCACACAGAGTCAAAGCCTCATAAGTGTCCCCATTGTACCAAGTCATTCGCCAACTCCAGCTACCTGGCCCAACACGTCCGCATCCACACAGGAGTGAAACCGTACTCCTGCTCCTACTGCCAAAAGTGCTTCAGACAGCTCAGTCACCTTCAGCAGCACAACAG GATTCACACCGGAGATCGGCCGTACAAGTGTATCCATCCAGGCTGTGAGAAATCCTTCACGCAACTCTCAAACCTACAG tCCCACCGGCGTCAACACAACAAGGACAAACCCTTCAAGTGCACCAACTGCAATAAAGGATACATAGATGCAGCGAGCCTGGAGGTgcacatgtccacacacacagtcaagcACGCGAGGATCTACTCGTGTGGTCTCTGCAATCGCACTTATACCTCA GAGACATATCTGGTGAAACACATGGAGAAACACAACCCAGACCAGCTGACTGGACCAGCAGCACAGGCGGCACAACAGAACCAGAACCAAAGCCAGGCTGGCGCTCAGGGCCGGGGAGACAGAGCAGATGGAGGATCGAGCCGAGCTGGGGGCGGGGGCCAGCAGGGACAGAGCCAGAGCAACTACCCACACACAGAAACCATCTCCTGTCCGTTTGACCTGCACCAGTACAAGACAGTGTCTGCCAGTGACATCCAGTACAAACCAGTAACCGTAGCTGACCTTACTTCCCACAAGGAcctctgtctcactgtgtcgGCATCCGCCATTCAAGTGGAGCACCTCAACTCTTAG
- the gnl1 gene encoding guanine nucleotide-binding protein-like 1 isoform X2 has translation MPRKKPFSNKQKKKQLQVKRERKRGDTGSGPSSRNASLERGKERQSDTSDSETTDVRRINQQPLVREGRYDPNRFRLHFEKESKEEVEKRKKVAREKVLHPVAEKEHEISIEDIFPSEKGLGFPRRPPWSYEMTRENLLRKEEKSYREYLDDMHTRNPAGSLSHFEHNLETWRQLWRVLEMSDVILLIVDIRHPVLQFSPALYHYITGELQKQVVLVLNKADLCPPPLVIAWKHYMTSQFPHLQIVSFTSHPGQPYSTVLQKKRMRRKADWSHSGGPLDILKACQEITAGRVDLSSWEKKIMRDAGAQRLDGERPDDGGETVLMEHQTDSAMEMSSPSQELYKDGVLTLGCIGFPNVGKSSVINSLVARKVVSVSRTPGHTKYFQTYYLTPTVKLCDCPGLVFPSVVDKQLQILGGIYPVSQLQEPYSSVGYLCERTPFFSVLKLKHPSLMDNKPHLGNQNSEALEWTAWDVCEAWAERRGYKTAKAARHDVYRAANSLLRLAIDGRLCLCLRPPGYSCLKVLRRK, from the exons ATGCCCCGGAAAAAGCCATTTagcaacaaacagaagaagaaacagctaCAAGTgaaacgagagagaaagagag GTGACACCGGTTCAGGGCCGAGCAGCCGCAATGCCAGTCTGGAGCGAGGAAAAGAGCGACAGTCGGACACCTCAGACAGTGAAACCACTGATGTGAGGAGAATAAATCAGCAGCCCTTGGTCAGAGAAGGTAGATATGACCCCAACAG GTTCCGACTGCACTTTGAGAAAGAGAGTAAGGAGGAAgtagaaaagaggaaaaaggtgGCCAGGGAGAAGGTGCTGCATCCGGTCGCAGAGAAAGAACATGAGATCAGCATCGAAGACATCTTCCCCTCAGAGAAAG GTCTTGGTTTCCCACGACGGCCGCCCTGGAGTTATGAGATGACCCGAGAGAACCTgctgaggaaagaggagaagtcGTACAGAGAATACCTGGATGACATGCACACCAGAAACCCAGCTGGCTCTCTCAGCCACTTTGAGCACAACTTGGAG ACATGGCGGCAGCTCTGGcgagtgttggagatgtcaGATGTCATCCTGCTCATCGTGGACATCAGGCACCCG GTGCTGCAGTTCTCTCCAGCCCTGTACCACTACATCACAGGAGAACTCCAGAAACAGGTGGTCCTGGTGTTGAACAAAGCCGACCTGTGTCCTCCCCCCCTGGTGATCGCCTGGAAACACTACATGACCTCCCAGTTCCCCCACCTGCAAATAGTGTCCTTCACCTCCCACCCTGGACAGCCCTACAGCAcag TGCTccagaagaagaggatgaggaggaaggcTGACTGGAGTCACTCCGGAGGACCTTTAGATATCCTGAAGGCCTGTCAGGAGATCACAGCAGGGAGAG TTGACCTTTCCAGCTGGGAGAAGAAGATTATGAGAGATGCTGGCGCTCAGCGACTGGATGGCGAGCGGCCAGACGACGGAGGGGAGACGGTGCTGATGGAGCATCAAACTGACAGCGCGATGGAGATGAGCAGCCCGTCCCAGGAGCTGTACAAAGATGGGGTTCTCACTCTGGGCTGCATAG GCTTTCCGAATGTGGGCAAGTCCTCCGTTATAAACAGCCTGGTGGCGAGGAAGGTGGTGAGCGTGTCCCGAACCCCAGGACACACCAAATACTTCCAGACCTACTACCTCACCCCGACAGTCAAGCTGTGCGACTGCCCCGGACTGGTTTTCCCCTCCGTTGTGGACAAACAGTTGCAG ATTCTGGGGGGCATCTACCCCGTGTCTCAGCTGCAGGAGCCCTACAGCTCGGTCGGTTATCTGTGTGAAAGGACTCCTTTCTTTTCTGTGCTGAAGCTCAAACATCCCAGTTTGATGGACAACAAACCCCATCTTGGAAACCAGAACTCTGAAGCGCTCGAATGGACCGCCTGGGATGTGTGCGAGG CgtgggcagagaggagaggctaCAAGACGGCAAAAGCAGCTCGCCACGATGTTTACCGTGCAGCCAACAGTCTCCTGCGGCTGGCGATTGATGGCAGATTGTGCCTCTGCTTAAGACCTCCTGGCTACAGCTGTCTGAAAG TTCTCAGAAGAAAATGA